A region from the Paenarthrobacter aurescens genome encodes:
- the nboR gene encoding nicotine blue oxidoreductase — MDRRAYGEDMTDTGTAPTTGVLLAAGAGTRLGRGPKALLPFRGRTLVEVLADTLFDGGCREVVVVLGADADHVRRSTDLGPHVVVENENWAKGMAGSFRAGIEAAAPGNSIMVALVDQPGLTPTAVSRLLGSHRPGRVTAAAYPDESGHLKRRHPVIFDVALRSEAAAAAHGDTGARSFLKAHPGLVDLVDCSDLCSGEDLDTKAQLHLLDH; from the coding sequence ATGGATCGCCGCGCGTATGGTGAGGATATGACTGACACCGGCACTGCCCCCACCACGGGCGTGCTTCTTGCTGCGGGCGCAGGAACGCGGCTGGGTCGCGGCCCCAAGGCGCTGCTCCCCTTCCGGGGCAGGACCCTGGTGGAAGTTCTCGCCGACACACTGTTCGACGGCGGCTGCCGCGAGGTGGTGGTGGTACTCGGCGCTGATGCCGACCACGTCCGGAGGAGCACTGATTTGGGCCCTCATGTGGTGGTGGAAAACGAAAACTGGGCCAAGGGAATGGCCGGTTCCTTCCGTGCCGGAATCGAGGCCGCGGCCCCCGGGAACAGCATTATGGTGGCGCTGGTGGACCAGCCCGGGTTAACCCCGACGGCGGTGAGCAGGTTGCTGGGCAGCCACCGTCCCGGCCGGGTCACCGCGGCGGCCTACCCTGATGAGTCCGGCCATCTGAAGCGGAGGCACCCGGTGATTTTCGACGTCGCGCTCCGCTCCGAAGCGGCCGCGGCCGCTCATGGCGACACCGGTGCGCGCTCCTTCCTCAAAGCCCATCCCGGCTTGGTGGACCTGGTGGACTGCAGTGACCTCTGCTCCGGCGAGGACCTGGATACCAAAGCGCAACTGCACCTTTTGGACCACTAG
- a CDS encoding GNAT family N-acetyltransferase has product MIRIAPDDPARPDVHALLSEHLADMFATSPAESVHALDHSALSHESITFWTAREDGVLLGCGALKTLSAGHAEIKSMRTTASARGRGVATLMLEHIVAEAARLGYERLSLETGTEDYFAPARRLYARHGFTECPPFADYTLDPNSVFMELAVSAK; this is encoded by the coding sequence ATGATTCGCATTGCCCCTGATGATCCTGCACGCCCTGATGTCCATGCGCTTCTGAGCGAGCACCTGGCTGACATGTTCGCCACTTCCCCGGCAGAGAGCGTCCATGCGTTGGACCACTCGGCGTTGTCGCACGAGTCCATCACTTTCTGGACGGCCCGCGAGGACGGGGTGCTGCTGGGCTGTGGAGCGTTGAAAACGCTGTCCGCCGGGCACGCCGAGATCAAATCCATGCGCACCACTGCCAGTGCGCGCGGACGTGGTGTTGCCACGCTGATGCTTGAGCACATCGTGGCCGAAGCTGCGCGGCTGGGTTACGAACGCCTGAGCCTTGAGACGGGCACCGAGGACTACTTCGCTCCGGCCCGGCGGCTCTACGCCCGGCACGGATTCACGGAGTGCCCGCCCTTTGCCGACTACACCCTGGACCCCAACAGCGTGTTCATGGAGCTCGCCGTCTCAGCCAAGTAG
- a CDS encoding SDR family oxidoreductase: MTDSSPPAHPRVAVVTGAGSGIGRAVARMMLADGYRVALAGRREAQLLETAGDHPDALAVPCDVTEPDDVARLFGEVRQRWGRVDVLFNNAGIFGPAGDVGEISVDEWEATLRVNVTGSMLCAAEAVRTMKAQAPQGGRIINNGSISAHSPRPRSVAYTVTKHAMTGLTKSIELDGRKFGITCGQIDIGNTRTEIMDTIGVGSGALQADGSRKVEPMFPVDDAARAVLMMANMPASASVGSLVVTAAGMPFVGRG, from the coding sequence ATGACTGACTCCAGCCCTCCCGCGCACCCGAGGGTCGCCGTCGTGACCGGGGCTGGTTCCGGTATTGGCCGGGCCGTTGCCCGGATGATGCTCGCGGACGGTTACCGCGTTGCCTTGGCCGGCCGCCGTGAGGCGCAGCTGCTGGAAACTGCGGGCGATCACCCGGACGCGCTGGCGGTTCCGTGCGATGTTACCGAGCCCGACGACGTCGCCCGCCTTTTCGGGGAGGTTCGCCAACGCTGGGGTCGGGTTGATGTGCTGTTCAACAACGCCGGCATCTTCGGCCCGGCCGGGGACGTGGGCGAGATCAGCGTGGACGAGTGGGAAGCGACCCTTCGGGTGAACGTCACCGGTTCCATGCTGTGTGCGGCGGAGGCTGTGCGGACTATGAAAGCCCAGGCGCCTCAGGGTGGCCGCATCATCAACAACGGCTCCATTTCGGCGCATTCGCCCAGGCCCAGGTCCGTGGCCTATACAGTCACCAAGCATGCAATGACGGGCTTGACCAAGAGCATCGAGCTGGATGGCCGGAAGTTTGGGATCACGTGCGGGCAGATCGATATTGGCAATACCCGCACCGAGATCATGGACACCATCGGCGTCGGATCCGGGGCGCTGCAGGCTGACGGCAGCCGCAAGGTAGAGCCCATGTTCCCCGTGGATGACGCTGCGCGTGCCGTGCTGATGATGGCCAACATGCCGGCGTCGGCCAGTGTTGGTTCACTGGTGGTGACGGCGGCGGGCATGCCGTTCGTGGGCCGCGGCTAG
- a CDS encoding NCS1 family nucleobase:cation symporter-1, whose protein sequence is MQTTSSVGVTETPGEPSAGGPNHPVVGNTDLCAIASEASGRTISPSLYNIDLAPTKAKGRKWTSYSIFTLWANDVHSLGNYAFAIGLFSLGLGGWQILVALGIGAILLFGLLNFSGFMGEKTGVPFPVMSRISFGIRGAQIASLVRGAVAVAWFGIQTYLASVVLRVMLVAMAPGLKDLDSNSILGLSTLGWFSFVALWIVQLVIVSFGMEMIRKYEAFAGPVILVTMAAIAVWVFIEAGGAIQWSGIKGLEGTEMWLTIFAGGALWVSIYGTFVLNFCDFTRSSTSKKSIVKGNFWGIPINMLLFGAIVVVMAGGQYKINGTVIESPSDIVESIPNTLLLVLACLALLILTIAVNLMANFVAPVYALTNLFPRHLNFRKAAWVSGTIGLIILPWNLYNNPIVIVYFLGGLGALLGPLFGVVMADYWLVRRGKVNVPELYTEDPKGAYFYKRGVNPKAIIAMIPAAGLAIAIAFIPGLAAAAPFAWFIGAGVAALTYFAVADKKQVHEDVSGEPIAVASTH, encoded by the coding sequence ATGCAGACGACTTCATCAGTCGGCGTCACTGAGACTCCGGGAGAACCAAGCGCAGGTGGCCCCAACCATCCGGTTGTGGGAAACACTGACCTCTGCGCCATTGCTTCCGAAGCATCAGGCCGTACCATCAGTCCCAGCCTCTACAACATCGACCTTGCGCCCACCAAGGCCAAAGGCCGCAAGTGGACCAGCTACAGCATCTTTACCCTCTGGGCCAATGACGTCCACAGCCTGGGTAACTATGCCTTCGCCATCGGCCTGTTCTCCCTGGGCCTGGGTGGTTGGCAGATCCTGGTAGCACTGGGCATCGGTGCCATCCTCCTGTTTGGCCTCCTGAACTTCTCCGGGTTCATGGGTGAAAAAACCGGCGTCCCCTTCCCGGTCATGAGCCGCATCAGCTTCGGCATCAGGGGAGCACAAATTGCCAGCCTGGTTCGCGGCGCCGTTGCCGTGGCTTGGTTCGGCATCCAGACTTACCTGGCCTCGGTTGTTCTCCGCGTCATGCTGGTAGCCATGGCTCCGGGCCTGAAGGACTTGGACAGCAACTCCATTCTTGGCCTCTCAACCCTGGGCTGGTTCTCCTTTGTGGCGCTCTGGATTGTGCAGTTGGTGATTGTCAGCTTCGGCATGGAAATGATCCGTAAGTACGAGGCCTTCGCCGGTCCCGTCATCCTGGTGACCATGGCCGCCATTGCCGTGTGGGTCTTCATTGAAGCCGGGGGTGCCATCCAGTGGAGCGGCATCAAGGGCCTTGAAGGCACAGAGATGTGGCTGACCATCTTTGCAGGCGGCGCGCTGTGGGTCTCCATCTACGGAACGTTCGTCCTGAACTTCTGCGATTTCACCCGCTCCTCCACATCCAAGAAGTCCATCGTCAAGGGCAACTTCTGGGGCATCCCCATCAACATGCTCCTCTTCGGCGCCATTGTGGTGGTGATGGCCGGCGGTCAGTACAAGATCAACGGCACCGTGATCGAGAGCCCCTCGGACATCGTGGAGAGCATCCCCAATACGCTGCTGCTGGTCCTGGCTTGCCTTGCACTCTTGATTCTGACCATCGCCGTGAACCTGATGGCCAACTTCGTAGCTCCCGTCTACGCCCTGACCAACCTCTTCCCGCGGCACCTGAACTTCCGCAAAGCAGCATGGGTCAGCGGCACCATCGGGCTGATCATCCTGCCGTGGAACCTCTACAACAACCCCATCGTCATCGTGTACTTCCTCGGCGGCCTTGGTGCTTTGCTCGGCCCGCTGTTCGGTGTGGTCATGGCAGATTACTGGCTGGTCCGCCGCGGCAAAGTCAACGTCCCCGAGCTCTACACCGAGGATCCCAAGGGCGCCTACTTCTACAAGCGCGGCGTGAACCCGAAGGCCATCATCGCGATGATCCCTGCAGCCGGCCTCGCCATTGCCATCGCTTTCATCCCCGGACTGGCAGCAGCTGCGCCCTTCGCCTGGTTTATTGGCGCCGGCGTCGCAGCCCTGACGTACTTCGCTGTTGCGGACAAGAAGCAGGTCCACGAGGACGTCTCCGGCGAGCCGATCGCCGTCGCCAGCACCCACTGA
- a CDS encoding DUF1508 domain-containing protein: protein MAGSFEILKAGTNSFRFRLTAEDGTVVAVSPQFPSLKAVVAGINAVRENAATGFVVDRRNLGT, encoded by the coding sequence ATGGCTGGCAGTTTTGAAATTCTCAAGGCAGGAACCAACTCATTCCGGTTCCGGCTGACCGCGGAGGATGGAACGGTTGTGGCAGTGTCGCCGCAGTTCCCCAGTCTGAAGGCAGTAGTGGCAGGTATCAACGCAGTCCGCGAGAATGCGGCAACCGGCTTTGTGGTTGATAGAAGGAACCTGGGCACCTAG
- a CDS encoding aspartate/glutamate racemase family protein has translation MRILVANVNTTQSMTDSIAAQARAAAAPGTEIIGITPRFGADSCEGNFESYLAAIAVMDAVVNYPEPFDAVIQAGYGEHGREGLQELLDVPVVDITEAAASTAMFLGHKYSVVTTLDRAVPLIEDRLKLAGLDARCASVRASGMAVLELEEYPERAVETIVSQAEQAVHQDKAEVIVLGCGGMAGLDEQIRQRTGVPVVDGVAAAVTIAESLVRLGLSTSKVRTYATPRPKTVIGWPISSAQATAAPAVQPADAAR, from the coding sequence ATGCGCATCTTGGTCGCAAACGTCAACACCACCCAGTCCATGACGGACTCCATCGCAGCCCAAGCCCGCGCGGCGGCTGCCCCCGGCACTGAAATCATTGGCATCACTCCGCGGTTCGGTGCCGACTCCTGTGAAGGCAACTTTGAAAGCTACCTTGCTGCCATCGCGGTCATGGATGCGGTGGTGAACTATCCGGAACCGTTCGACGCCGTGATCCAAGCCGGTTATGGCGAACACGGGCGTGAAGGCCTTCAGGAACTCCTGGACGTCCCGGTAGTTGACATCACCGAGGCGGCAGCCAGCACCGCCATGTTCCTGGGCCACAAGTATTCGGTGGTCACCACCCTGGACCGCGCGGTTCCGCTGATCGAGGACCGCCTCAAACTTGCGGGCCTGGACGCCCGCTGTGCCTCGGTGCGGGCCAGCGGCATGGCGGTGCTGGAACTTGAGGAATACCCGGAGCGTGCCGTTGAAACGATCGTGAGCCAGGCCGAACAGGCGGTTCACCAGGACAAGGCTGAGGTCATCGTGCTGGGTTGCGGTGGCATGGCCGGGCTGGATGAGCAGATCCGCCAGCGCACCGGCGTCCCCGTGGTGGACGGTGTGGCGGCGGCGGTCACCATTGCCGAATCCTTGGTCCGCCTTGGATTGTCCACGTCCAAGGTCAGGACATATGCCACACCGCGTCCGAAGACTGTCATAGGCTGGCCGATAAGTTCAGCCCAAGCCACAGCAGCCCCGGCGGTCCAGCCGGCTGACGCCGCACGCTGA
- a CDS encoding endonuclease domain-containing protein, with protein MTEWGMRPLSSLPPALSDRAFTLAEAEELGVATKRLRASDLLVPSRGLRLPRRVQTLLEVARPHLDLQQGDFLSHISAAEVLGLPLPAWAQFKPDDGGPVTAVVEPIPWGPKSGPHFREPGRFIHLSRPRNGSLPRRRGVAGHRLTIRDGDLTDLEGAVLTSVARTWVDLASMLPLDDLVVVGDAIVSEHERSFGPPRVPMVSLPELQLFVEKANGIHGVRKARVALDLLRVGVDSPPETKLRLMLEDAGMPVFVPNCRVDDALGRPVWTDLGCPEYRTCLEYEGLHHLSPEQQALDAYRDQRVSEAGWRQVKINKVDMKHGRKWVVARVVQALRKQGWRP; from the coding sequence ATGACTGAATGGGGCATGCGTCCGTTATCTTCTCTTCCTCCCGCACTCTCTGACCGCGCCTTTACCTTGGCTGAAGCTGAAGAACTCGGCGTTGCCACCAAGAGGCTGCGGGCCTCGGACCTGCTGGTGCCCAGCAGGGGACTCCGCCTGCCGCGGCGAGTGCAGACGCTGCTGGAGGTTGCCCGGCCACATCTTGACCTTCAGCAGGGTGATTTCCTGAGCCATATCAGCGCCGCGGAGGTGCTCGGGCTGCCGCTGCCTGCCTGGGCGCAGTTCAAGCCCGACGACGGCGGCCCGGTGACCGCCGTCGTCGAGCCTATTCCTTGGGGGCCCAAAAGCGGACCCCACTTCAGGGAGCCGGGGCGATTCATCCATCTATCTCGGCCAAGGAACGGATCGCTGCCTCGGCGCAGGGGAGTGGCCGGACATCGCCTAACCATAAGGGATGGTGATCTCACAGACCTGGAGGGCGCTGTCCTCACGTCTGTTGCGCGGACATGGGTGGATCTGGCCTCGATGCTGCCATTGGACGATCTGGTTGTTGTGGGCGATGCCATTGTCAGCGAACACGAACGCTCGTTCGGGCCTCCTCGGGTTCCCATGGTTTCTTTGCCGGAGCTGCAACTCTTCGTTGAGAAGGCCAACGGTATCCATGGCGTCCGCAAGGCCCGCGTTGCGTTGGACCTCCTGCGTGTTGGCGTTGATTCTCCTCCTGAAACGAAGCTGCGTTTGATGCTGGAAGATGCCGGAATGCCTGTCTTCGTCCCTAACTGCAGGGTTGACGATGCCCTTGGCAGGCCGGTGTGGACTGATCTCGGGTGCCCGGAGTATCGGACCTGCCTTGAATACGAGGGTCTTCATCACCTTTCTCCAGAGCAGCAAGCGCTGGATGCTTACCGGGATCAACGCGTGTCAGAGGCCGGCTGGCGTCAGGTCAAGATCAACAAGGTGGACATGAAGCACGGGAGGAAGTGGGTGGTGGCCCGCGTGGTTCAAGCCCTCCGCAAGCAGGGTTGGCGGCCGTGA
- the aceE gene encoding pyruvate dehydrogenase (acetyl-transferring), homodimeric type, which produces MAAGEETSHILSGLTAQLPDRDPEETAEWIESLDALIAEQGTERAQYIMRSLLQRAGARSVGVPMVTTTDYVNTIPVDQEAAFPGNEEFERRYRAYMRWNAAVMVHRAQRADIGVGGHISTYAGAATLYEVGFNHFFRGKDHPSGGDQVFFQGHASPGMYARAFMEGRLTEEDLDGFRQEKSKEGHALSSYPHPRLMPDFWEFPTVSMGIGPMNAIYQAQSNRYLQNRGIKDTSDQQVWAFLGDGEMDEPESRGLLQLAANENLDNLNFVINCNLQRLDGPVRGNGKIMQELEAFFRGAGWNVIKVVWGREWDSLLEADKDGALVKIMNETPDGDYQTYKAESGGFVREHFFGKSPQTKDMVADLDDEQIWGLKRGGHDYRKVYAAYKAATEFKGKPTVILAKTVKGYGLGPHFEGRNATHQMKKLTMEDLKAFRDHLRIPISDDQLDADLYRPPYYHPGMDAPEIKYLMERRAELGGFVPERRRTHTPVTLPDAKSYEVAKRGSGKQQAATTMAFVRLLKDLMRDKNFGARFVPVVPDESRTFGMDAFFPTAKIYNPKGQNYLSVDRDLVLAYKESPAGQLIHPGINEAGAVAAFTAAGTAYATHGEPLVPIYVFYSMFGFQRTGDSFWAAADQMTRGFIIGATAGRTTLTGEGLQHADGHSPILASTNPAVKTYDPAYGYEIGHIIRHGLEQMYGPDADDDRNVMYYLTVYNEPITQPAEPENLDINGLLKGIYKLAEAPQTGNTDGNRPTANILASGVSVPWALEAARILAEDWNVAANVFSVTSWNELRRDGLAAEEHAFLNPGQPARTPFITEQLAGTTGPVIAVSDYMKAVPDQIRQFIPNDFASLGADGFGFSDTRQAARRYFKNDTHSIVAKTLQLLAARGEVEEGAPSYAIDRYKLLDVNAGTTGGAGGDA; this is translated from the coding sequence GTGGCTGCAGGAGAAGAGACCTCACACATCCTCAGCGGGTTGACTGCCCAGCTGCCTGATCGTGATCCGGAAGAGACCGCGGAGTGGATTGAGTCCCTTGATGCGTTGATCGCGGAGCAGGGTACCGAGCGTGCCCAGTACATTATGCGTTCGTTGTTGCAGCGTGCCGGTGCGAGGTCGGTGGGTGTGCCGATGGTGACGACCACTGATTATGTGAACACGATCCCGGTGGACCAGGAAGCGGCGTTCCCGGGGAACGAGGAGTTCGAGCGCCGGTACCGGGCGTATATGCGGTGGAACGCTGCGGTGATGGTCCACCGTGCGCAGCGGGCCGATATTGGTGTGGGCGGGCATATTTCCACGTATGCCGGTGCTGCGACGTTGTATGAGGTGGGGTTCAACCACTTCTTCCGCGGCAAGGACCACCCTTCGGGCGGGGACCAGGTGTTTTTCCAGGGCCACGCCTCGCCGGGCATGTACGCCAGGGCGTTCATGGAAGGCCGCCTGACCGAGGAGGATCTGGACGGGTTCCGTCAGGAAAAGTCCAAGGAAGGCCACGCCCTGTCCTCGTACCCGCACCCGCGGCTGATGCCTGATTTCTGGGAATTCCCCACCGTGTCGATGGGTATCGGCCCGATGAACGCGATCTATCAGGCCCAGTCCAACCGGTACCTGCAGAACCGTGGCATCAAAGACACCAGTGACCAGCAGGTCTGGGCGTTCCTCGGTGACGGGGAAATGGACGAGCCCGAGTCCCGTGGCCTGCTCCAGCTCGCCGCGAACGAGAACCTGGACAACCTGAACTTCGTGATCAACTGCAACCTCCAGCGCCTGGACGGACCGGTCCGCGGCAACGGCAAGATCATGCAGGAACTCGAGGCGTTCTTCCGCGGTGCGGGCTGGAACGTGATCAAGGTCGTCTGGGGCCGTGAGTGGGACTCGCTCCTGGAAGCGGACAAGGACGGGGCGTTGGTGAAAATCATGAACGAAACCCCCGATGGTGACTACCAAACCTACAAGGCCGAGTCCGGCGGGTTCGTCCGTGAACACTTCTTCGGTAAATCCCCGCAGACCAAAGACATGGTCGCGGACCTGGACGACGAGCAGATCTGGGGCCTCAAACGCGGCGGCCACGACTACCGCAAGGTCTACGCCGCCTATAAGGCAGCGACCGAGTTCAAGGGCAAACCCACCGTCATCCTGGCCAAAACCGTCAAGGGCTACGGCCTGGGACCGCACTTCGAGGGCCGCAACGCGACCCACCAGATGAAGAAACTGACCATGGAAGACCTCAAAGCCTTCCGTGACCACCTCCGGATCCCCATCAGCGATGACCAGCTCGACGCTGACCTGTACCGTCCCCCGTACTACCACCCCGGCATGGACGCCCCGGAAATCAAATACCTCATGGAACGCCGCGCCGAGCTCGGCGGGTTCGTGCCCGAACGGCGCCGCACCCACACCCCCGTGACCCTCCCGGACGCCAAGTCCTACGAGGTAGCCAAACGCGGATCCGGGAAACAACAAGCCGCCACCACCATGGCCTTCGTGAGGCTCCTCAAAGACCTCATGCGGGACAAAAACTTCGGTGCCCGGTTCGTGCCCGTGGTCCCGGACGAATCCCGGACCTTCGGGATGGACGCGTTCTTCCCCACCGCGAAAATCTACAACCCCAAAGGCCAGAACTACCTCTCCGTGGACCGCGACCTCGTCCTGGCCTACAAAGAATCACCCGCCGGCCAACTGATCCACCCCGGCATCAACGAAGCCGGCGCCGTCGCAGCGTTCACCGCCGCCGGAACCGCCTACGCCACCCACGGCGAACCCCTGGTCCCGATCTACGTGTTCTACTCCATGTTCGGCTTCCAACGCACCGGGGACTCGTTCTGGGCCGCAGCAGACCAAATGACCCGCGGGTTCATCATCGGCGCCACCGCAGGACGGACCACCCTCACCGGCGAAGGACTCCAACACGCCGACGGGCACTCCCCCATCCTGGCCTCCACCAACCCCGCCGTGAAAACCTACGACCCCGCCTACGGCTACGAAATCGGCCACATCATCCGCCACGGCCTCGAACAAATGTACGGACCAGACGCTGACGATGACAGAAATGTCATGTACTACCTCACCGTCTACAACGAACCCATCACCCAACCCGCGGAACCGGAAAACCTCGACATCAACGGACTCCTCAAAGGCATCTACAAACTCGCAGAAGCCCCGCAAACCGGAAACACAGACGGTAACCGGCCCACCGCGAACATCCTCGCCTCCGGCGTTTCCGTGCCCTGGGCACTCGAAGCCGCCCGGATCCTGGCCGAAGACTGGAACGTCGCTGCGAACGTCTTCTCCGTGACCTCCTGGAACGAACTCCGACGCGACGGACTCGCCGCCGAAGAACACGCCTTCCTCAACCCCGGCCAACCCGCCCGCACCCCGTTCATCACCGAACAACTCGCAGGCACCACCGGACCCGTCATCGCCGTCTCGGACTACATGAAAGCCGTCCCCGACCAAATCCGCCAATTCATCCCCAACGACTTCGCATCCCTCGGAGCAGACGGCTTCGGCTTCTCCGACACCCGCCAAGCCGCACGCCGCTACTTCAAAAACGACACCCACTCCATCGTCGCCAAAACCCTCCAGTTGCTGGCGGCGAGAGGTGAAGTTGAGGAGGGCGCGCCGTCGTACGCCATTGACCGCTACAAGTTGCTGGACGTGAACGCCGGCACCACCGGCGGAGCAGGCGGCGACGCCTGA